One genomic segment of Synchiropus splendidus isolate RoL2022-P1 chromosome 16, RoL_Sspl_1.0, whole genome shotgun sequence includes these proteins:
- the mapkbp1 gene encoding mitogen-activated protein kinase-binding protein 1 isoform X2 gives MSEGTSAWDPVSLNSETRVTQRTDTTEAQSVLTRIDVTLEKVLGITAPGNRALACDPQTGLLAYPAGCVVVLLNPRRNKQSYIFNCSRKAITTLAFSPDSKYVVTGESGHMPAVRVWEVSARTQVAELQEHKYGVSCVAFSPNGKYVVSVGYQHDMMVNVWNWKKNVVVAANKVSSKVTAVSFSDDSSYFVTAGNRHVKFWYLDHSKTSKVNATVPLLGRSGLLGELRNNFFSDVACGRGRLAASTFCITSSGLLCEFNERRLLDKWVELRNADSAPVRQATCLCVTDDFIFCGCSDGTVRAFSPVDLHFLCTLPRPHHLGADVGGFTEASQLFSCRPDARFPDTLALTYDPANRWLSCVYDDHSVYVWDLRELGTSRRAGKLYSALYHSSCVWSVEVCPEGGAAAGFLTCSSDSTIRLWSLDNSGALHRNILSQDLRWVIYVDDSTSSLVEPELAPGGSAAEALQGEQGRSGVRTLRVSPDGRHLASGDRGGVLRIHSLDSLEEILNVQAHDSELLCLEFSQPDTGLRLLATASRDRLIHVLDASADYSLLQTLDEHSSSITAVRFAAHEGHTRMISCGADKSVYFRSAQQSADALHFTRTHHVVRKTTLYDMDVEATRKYAAVGCQDRRIRIFNISSGKQKKMYKGSQGEDGTLIKVQCDPSGLYIATSCSDKNISIFDFYSGECVATMFGHSEIVTGLKFSNDCRHLISVSGDSCIFVWRLSPDLTLRMRQRLSDLRPSRGSLHSEKKLQRPPADLSRAAPPPQEVNLSSDSEKEDDGEEEEDKVTGGGGDSAQARPDVRGSGKEATKSRRLPRRRWSKRSGDALMVKSMLDLRLLDSYDCNGLEEEEEEEEGGGGDTRPLVGGCSAQAALQRSSQERGSTFSLQVTPVWVAEETTANRSPDREEPVLFPGQWEDSVSLAGSEFQVTEASPEEQDKPSPDSGCSLEPLGGGKQPTQPEWCGVDQWVLSADLNSSDPEEEEEGRGVVPQTPDQEAFLKEHFVKLADLSASGRTSQSSSENLSMSSRFLSRNCTASRPPEGAAVDPGAGSSRTKADCGLRKARSVQSLPSAAGEAPPRRPTTLPSAPRRLLSSGPPPLQPSPASPKSDVKEAMAARKWSGPAPAAATASRSYMSPTASSKAKMSRSVSMGDGLNESPEEAVGGACPVVPLVAAPPPHAAVVPVVLARGLQARAPGRPAKAATPEEVTPDACRELSAQLRTCFKRATHLYRKVRGSCPADSAPEQRQMARLLSDVFRDMRAELDSLPLDPLPLDRPGEEGPLPGGAKTAALLEEYSLLLLQAVTRKSAGIHGNSPTTSV, from the exons GTGTGTGGTGGTGCTGCTGAACCCTCGCAGGAATAAACAGAGCTACATCTTCAACTGCTCCAG GAAGGCCATCACCACCTTGGCGTTCTCGCCCGACAGCAAGTATGTGGTCACGGGAGAG AGCGGTCACATGCCGGCGGTGCGAGTGTGGGAGGTGTCGGCGCGCACGCAGGTGGCCGAGCTGCAGGAGCACAAGTACGGCGTCTCCTGCGTGGCCTTCTCGCCCAACGGCAAGTACGTCGTCAGCGTGGGCTACCAGCACGACATGATGGTCAACGTCTGGAACTGGAAG AAAAACGTGGTGGTGGCCGCCAACAAGGTGTCCAGCAAGGTGACCGCCGTGTCCTTCTCCGACGACAGCTCCTACTTCGTCACCGCCGGCAACCGCCATGTCAAGTTCTGGTACCTGGACCACAGCAAGACCTCCAAG GTCAACGCCACGGTGCCCCTCCTCGGCCGCTCGGGTCTCCTGGGCGAACTGAGAAACAACTTCTTCAGCGACGTGGCGTGTGGGCGTGGCCGACTGGCGGCCTCCACCTTCTGCATCACGTCGTCCGGGCTGCTGTGCGAGTTCAACGAGCGCCGCCTGCTGGACAAGTGGGTGGAGCTGCGG AACGCTGACTCGGCGCCT GTGCGTCAGGCCACCTGCCTGTGCGTCACAGACGACTTCATCTTCTGCGGCTGTTCTGACGGGACGGTTCGAGCCTTCAGTCCCGTCGACCTGCACTTCCTGTGCACCTTGCCCCGCCCACATCACCTGGGCGCCGACGTGGGCGGCTTCACGGAGGCCAG TCAGCTCTTCTCCTGCCGGCCCGACGCTCGCTTCCCGGACACGCTGGCGCTGACCTACGACCCCGCCAACCGCTGGCTCTCCTGCGTTTACGACGATCACAGCGTGTACGTGTGGGACCTGCGGGAGCTGGGCACCTCCCGCCGCGCCGGGAAGCTGTACTCCGCCCTCTACCACTCGTCCTGCGTGTGGAGCGTGGAG GTGTGTCCTGAGGGCGGAGCCGCCGCCGGCTTCCTGACCTGCTCCTCCGACAGCACCATCCGACTGTGGAGCCTGGACAACAGCGGCGCCCTGCACAGGAACATCCTGAGCCAG GACCTCCGCTGGGTCATCTACGTGGACGACAGCACGTCCAGCCTGGTGGAGCCGGAGCTGGCGCCTGGCGGCTCGGCGGCGGAGGCTCTTCAGGGCGAGCAGGGCCGCTCCGGGGTCAGGACCCTGAGAGTCAGTCCTGACGGGCGGCACCTGGCCTCGGGCGACCGCGGCGGCGTCCTCAG GATCCACAGTCTGGACTCTCTGGAGGAGATCCTCAACGTCCAGGCGCACGACTCTGAGCTCCTGTGTCTGGAGTTCTCCCAGCCCGACACAG GTCTGCGGCTGCTGGCCACTGCGAGCCGCGACCGCCTGATCCACGTTCTGGACGCCTCGGCCGACTACAGCCTGCTGCAGACTCTGGACGAACACTCGTCCTCCATCACCGCTGTCAGGTTTGCTG CTCACGAGGGCCACACCAGGATGATCAGCTGCGGGGCGGACAAGAGCGTGTACTTCCGCTCGGCCCAGCAG tCCGCCGACGCGCTTCACTTCACCCGCACGCATCACGTGGTGAGGAAGACCACGCTCTACGACATGGACGTGGAGGCCACCCGCAAGTACGCCGCCGTGGGCTGCCAGGACCGCCGCATCAG GATCTTCAACATCAGCAGCgggaagcagaagaagatgtACAAGGGCTCTCAGGGAGAAGACGGCACCCTCATCAAG GTCCAGTGTGACCCGTCAGGTCTCTACATCGCCACCTCCTGTTCAGACAAGAACATCAGCATCTTCGACTTCTACTCCGGAGAGTGTGTGGCCACCATGTTCGGACActcag aaaTTGTGACGGGGTTAAAGTTCAGCAACGACTGCAGACACCTGATCAGCGTGTCTGGAGACAG CTGCATCTTTGTGTGGCGCCTCAGTCCGGATCTGACCCTCAGGATGAGGCAGCGGCTCTCTGACCTCCGACCCTCCCGCGGGAGCCTCCACTCTGAGAAGAAGCTCCAGCGCCCTCCTGCAGACCTCAG CAGGGCGGCGCCGCCTCCGCAAGAGGTCAACCTGTCGTCCGACAGCGAGAAGGAGGACgacggggaggaggaggaggacaaggtGACGGGAGGCGGAG GTGACTCGGCTCAGGCGCGGCCAGACGTCCGTGGCAGCGGGAAG gaggcgacaAAGAGCCGGCGCCTTCCACGCCGCCGCTGGTCCAAGAGAAGCGGAGACGCACTGATGGTCAAGTCCATGCTGGACCTGCGTCTGCTGGACTCGTACGACTGCAAcggactggaggaggaggaggaggaggaggaggggggcggcgGCGACACTCGCCCTCTCGTGGGGGGCTGTTCTGCCCAGGCGGCTCTTCAGAGGAGCAGTCAGGAGCGAGGAAGTACCTTCAGCCTGCAGGTCACTCCAGTCTGG GTGGCTGAAGAGACGACGGCCAATCGGAGCCCAGACAGGGAGGAGCCGGTGCTGTTCCCGGGCCAGTGGGAGGACAGCGTGAGTCTGGCGGGAAG CGAGTTCCAGGTGACGGAGGCGAGTCCGGAGGAGCAGGACAAGCCCAGCCCGGACAGCGGCTGCTCGCTGGAGCCACTCGGCGGCGGTAAGCAGCCGACACAGCCCGAGTGGTGCGGAGTGGACCAGTGGGTTCTGTCGGCAGATCTGAACTCGTCGGacccggaggaggaggaggagggccgCGGCGTGGTGCCACAGACTCCAGACCAGGAGGCCTTCCTCAAGGAGCACTTTGTGAAGCTGGCTGACCTTTCAGCTTCAG GCAGAACCTCCCAGAGCTCCAGCGAGAACCTCAGCATGTCATCGCGCTTCCTCTCCAGGAACTGCACAGCAAG CCGGCCTCCTGAAGGGGCCGCCGTGGATCCAGGCGCAGGCTCCTCCAGGACCAAGGCGGACTGTGGGCTGAGGAAAGCCCGGTCGGTGCAGAGCCTGCCGAGCGCCGCAG GTGAGGCTCCGCCCCGCCGGCCCACCACCCTCCCCTCTGCTCCTCGCCGCCTCCTGTCCTCGGGCCCGCCCCCTCTCCAACCAAGCCCCGCCTCTCCCAAGTCTGACGTGAAGGAGGCGATGGCGGCCAGGAAGTGGTCTGGACCTGCCCCCGCCGCTGCCACCGCGTCCCGCTCCTACATGAGTCCCACCGCCAGCTCCAAGGCCAAGATGTCCCGGTCCGTCTCCATGGGCGACGGGCTCAACGAATCCCCGGAGGAGGCGGTGGGCGGGGCCTGTCCTGTCGTCCCCTTAGTGGCCGCCCCCCCGCCTCATGCCGCTGTGGTCCCTGTGGTCCTCGCTCGCGGCCTTCAGGCTCGGGCGCCCGGGCGACCCGCCAAGGCTGCGACCCCAGAGGAGGTCACGCCGGACGCCTGCCGGGAGCTGAGCGCTCAGCTGCGGACCTGCTTCAAGAGGGCCACGCACCTGTACAGGAAG GTGCGCGGCTCCTGCCCCGCCGACTCCGCCCCCGAGCAGCGGCAGATGGCGCGGCTCCTCTCCGACGTCTTCAGGGACATGAGGGCGGAGCTGGACTCGCTGCCGCTGGACCCGCTCCCGCTGGACCGGCCCGGAGAGGAGGGGCCGCTGCCGGGCGGAGCCAAGACGGCCGCGCTGCTGGAGGAGTActcgctgctgctcctgcaggccGTGACCAGGAAGAGCGCCGGGATCCACGGCAACAGCCCCACCACCTCCGTGTGA
- the mapkbp1 gene encoding mitogen-activated protein kinase-binding protein 1 isoform X3 yields MSADATGTIRSRIKNLLRSPSIKLRRSSAARSRDGLGQKVTLEKVLGITAPGNRALACDPQTGLLAYPAGCVVVLLNPRRNKQSYIFNCSRKAITTLAFSPDSKYVVTGESGHMPAVRVWEVSARTQVAELQEHKYGVSCVAFSPNGKYVVSVGYQHDMMVNVWNWKKNVVVAANKVSSKVTAVSFSDDSSYFVTAGNRHVKFWYLDHSKTSKVNATVPLLGRSGLLGELRNNFFSDVACGRGRLAASTFCITSSGLLCEFNERRLLDKWVELRVRQATCLCVTDDFIFCGCSDGTVRAFSPVDLHFLCTLPRPHHLGADVGGFTEASQLFSCRPDARFPDTLALTYDPANRWLSCVYDDHSVYVWDLRELGTSRRAGKLYSALYHSSCVWSVEVCPEGGAAAGFLTCSSDSTIRLWSLDNSGALHRNILSQDLRWVIYVDDSTSSLVEPELAPGGSAAEALQGEQGRSGVRTLRVSPDGRHLASGDRGGVLRIHSLDSLEEILNVQAHDSELLCLEFSQPDTGLRLLATASRDRLIHVLDASADYSLLQTLDEHSSSITAVRFAAHEGHTRMISCGADKSVYFRSAQQSADALHFTRTHHVVRKTTLYDMDVEATRKYAAVGCQDRRIRIFNISSGKQKKMYKGSQGEDGTLIKVQCDPSGLYIATSCSDKNISIFDFYSGECVATMFGHSEIVTGLKFSNDCRHLISVSGDSCIFVWRLSPDLTLRMRQRLSDLRPSRGSLHSEKKLQRPPADLSRAAPPPQEVNLSSDSEKEDDGEEEEDKVTGGGGDSAQARPDVRGSGKEATKSRRLPRRRWSKRSGDALMVKSMLDLRLLDSYDCNGLEEEEEEEEGGGGDTRPLVGGCSAQAALQRSSQERGSTFSLQVTPVWVAEETTANRSPDREEPVLFPGQWEDSVSLAGSEFQVTEASPEEQDKPSPDSGCSLEPLGGGKQPTQPEWCGVDQWVLSADLNSSDPEEEEEGRGVVPQTPDQEAFLKEHFVKLADLSASGRTSQSSSENLSMSSRFLSRNCTASRPPEGAAVDPGAGSSRTKADCGLRKARSVQSLPSAAGEAPPRRPTTLPSAPRRLLSSGPPPLQPSPASPKSDVKEAMAARKWSGPAPAAATASRSYMSPTASSKAKMSRSVSMGDGLNESPEEAVGGACPVVPLVAAPPPHAAVVPVVLARGLQARAPGRPAKAATPEEVTPDACRELSAQLRTCFKRATHLYRKVRGSCPADSAPEQRQMARLLSDVFRDMRAELDSLPLDPLPLDRPGEEGPLPGGAKTAALLEEYSLLLLQAVTRKSAGIHGNSPTTSV; encoded by the exons GTGTGTGGTGGTGCTGCTGAACCCTCGCAGGAATAAACAGAGCTACATCTTCAACTGCTCCAG GAAGGCCATCACCACCTTGGCGTTCTCGCCCGACAGCAAGTATGTGGTCACGGGAGAG AGCGGTCACATGCCGGCGGTGCGAGTGTGGGAGGTGTCGGCGCGCACGCAGGTGGCCGAGCTGCAGGAGCACAAGTACGGCGTCTCCTGCGTGGCCTTCTCGCCCAACGGCAAGTACGTCGTCAGCGTGGGCTACCAGCACGACATGATGGTCAACGTCTGGAACTGGAAG AAAAACGTGGTGGTGGCCGCCAACAAGGTGTCCAGCAAGGTGACCGCCGTGTCCTTCTCCGACGACAGCTCCTACTTCGTCACCGCCGGCAACCGCCATGTCAAGTTCTGGTACCTGGACCACAGCAAGACCTCCAAG GTCAACGCCACGGTGCCCCTCCTCGGCCGCTCGGGTCTCCTGGGCGAACTGAGAAACAACTTCTTCAGCGACGTGGCGTGTGGGCGTGGCCGACTGGCGGCCTCCACCTTCTGCATCACGTCGTCCGGGCTGCTGTGCGAGTTCAACGAGCGCCGCCTGCTGGACAAGTGGGTGGAGCTGCGG GTGCGTCAGGCCACCTGCCTGTGCGTCACAGACGACTTCATCTTCTGCGGCTGTTCTGACGGGACGGTTCGAGCCTTCAGTCCCGTCGACCTGCACTTCCTGTGCACCTTGCCCCGCCCACATCACCTGGGCGCCGACGTGGGCGGCTTCACGGAGGCCAG TCAGCTCTTCTCCTGCCGGCCCGACGCTCGCTTCCCGGACACGCTGGCGCTGACCTACGACCCCGCCAACCGCTGGCTCTCCTGCGTTTACGACGATCACAGCGTGTACGTGTGGGACCTGCGGGAGCTGGGCACCTCCCGCCGCGCCGGGAAGCTGTACTCCGCCCTCTACCACTCGTCCTGCGTGTGGAGCGTGGAG GTGTGTCCTGAGGGCGGAGCCGCCGCCGGCTTCCTGACCTGCTCCTCCGACAGCACCATCCGACTGTGGAGCCTGGACAACAGCGGCGCCCTGCACAGGAACATCCTGAGCCAG GACCTCCGCTGGGTCATCTACGTGGACGACAGCACGTCCAGCCTGGTGGAGCCGGAGCTGGCGCCTGGCGGCTCGGCGGCGGAGGCTCTTCAGGGCGAGCAGGGCCGCTCCGGGGTCAGGACCCTGAGAGTCAGTCCTGACGGGCGGCACCTGGCCTCGGGCGACCGCGGCGGCGTCCTCAG GATCCACAGTCTGGACTCTCTGGAGGAGATCCTCAACGTCCAGGCGCACGACTCTGAGCTCCTGTGTCTGGAGTTCTCCCAGCCCGACACAG GTCTGCGGCTGCTGGCCACTGCGAGCCGCGACCGCCTGATCCACGTTCTGGACGCCTCGGCCGACTACAGCCTGCTGCAGACTCTGGACGAACACTCGTCCTCCATCACCGCTGTCAGGTTTGCTG CTCACGAGGGCCACACCAGGATGATCAGCTGCGGGGCGGACAAGAGCGTGTACTTCCGCTCGGCCCAGCAG tCCGCCGACGCGCTTCACTTCACCCGCACGCATCACGTGGTGAGGAAGACCACGCTCTACGACATGGACGTGGAGGCCACCCGCAAGTACGCCGCCGTGGGCTGCCAGGACCGCCGCATCAG GATCTTCAACATCAGCAGCgggaagcagaagaagatgtACAAGGGCTCTCAGGGAGAAGACGGCACCCTCATCAAG GTCCAGTGTGACCCGTCAGGTCTCTACATCGCCACCTCCTGTTCAGACAAGAACATCAGCATCTTCGACTTCTACTCCGGAGAGTGTGTGGCCACCATGTTCGGACActcag aaaTTGTGACGGGGTTAAAGTTCAGCAACGACTGCAGACACCTGATCAGCGTGTCTGGAGACAG CTGCATCTTTGTGTGGCGCCTCAGTCCGGATCTGACCCTCAGGATGAGGCAGCGGCTCTCTGACCTCCGACCCTCCCGCGGGAGCCTCCACTCTGAGAAGAAGCTCCAGCGCCCTCCTGCAGACCTCAG CAGGGCGGCGCCGCCTCCGCAAGAGGTCAACCTGTCGTCCGACAGCGAGAAGGAGGACgacggggaggaggaggaggacaaggtGACGGGAGGCGGAG GTGACTCGGCTCAGGCGCGGCCAGACGTCCGTGGCAGCGGGAAG gaggcgacaAAGAGCCGGCGCCTTCCACGCCGCCGCTGGTCCAAGAGAAGCGGAGACGCACTGATGGTCAAGTCCATGCTGGACCTGCGTCTGCTGGACTCGTACGACTGCAAcggactggaggaggaggaggaggaggaggaggggggcggcgGCGACACTCGCCCTCTCGTGGGGGGCTGTTCTGCCCAGGCGGCTCTTCAGAGGAGCAGTCAGGAGCGAGGAAGTACCTTCAGCCTGCAGGTCACTCCAGTCTGG GTGGCTGAAGAGACGACGGCCAATCGGAGCCCAGACAGGGAGGAGCCGGTGCTGTTCCCGGGCCAGTGGGAGGACAGCGTGAGTCTGGCGGGAAG CGAGTTCCAGGTGACGGAGGCGAGTCCGGAGGAGCAGGACAAGCCCAGCCCGGACAGCGGCTGCTCGCTGGAGCCACTCGGCGGCGGTAAGCAGCCGACACAGCCCGAGTGGTGCGGAGTGGACCAGTGGGTTCTGTCGGCAGATCTGAACTCGTCGGacccggaggaggaggaggagggccgCGGCGTGGTGCCACAGACTCCAGACCAGGAGGCCTTCCTCAAGGAGCACTTTGTGAAGCTGGCTGACCTTTCAGCTTCAG GCAGAACCTCCCAGAGCTCCAGCGAGAACCTCAGCATGTCATCGCGCTTCCTCTCCAGGAACTGCACAGCAAG CCGGCCTCCTGAAGGGGCCGCCGTGGATCCAGGCGCAGGCTCCTCCAGGACCAAGGCGGACTGTGGGCTGAGGAAAGCCCGGTCGGTGCAGAGCCTGCCGAGCGCCGCAG GTGAGGCTCCGCCCCGCCGGCCCACCACCCTCCCCTCTGCTCCTCGCCGCCTCCTGTCCTCGGGCCCGCCCCCTCTCCAACCAAGCCCCGCCTCTCCCAAGTCTGACGTGAAGGAGGCGATGGCGGCCAGGAAGTGGTCTGGACCTGCCCCCGCCGCTGCCACCGCGTCCCGCTCCTACATGAGTCCCACCGCCAGCTCCAAGGCCAAGATGTCCCGGTCCGTCTCCATGGGCGACGGGCTCAACGAATCCCCGGAGGAGGCGGTGGGCGGGGCCTGTCCTGTCGTCCCCTTAGTGGCCGCCCCCCCGCCTCATGCCGCTGTGGTCCCTGTGGTCCTCGCTCGCGGCCTTCAGGCTCGGGCGCCCGGGCGACCCGCCAAGGCTGCGACCCCAGAGGAGGTCACGCCGGACGCCTGCCGGGAGCTGAGCGCTCAGCTGCGGACCTGCTTCAAGAGGGCCACGCACCTGTACAGGAAG GTGCGCGGCTCCTGCCCCGCCGACTCCGCCCCCGAGCAGCGGCAGATGGCGCGGCTCCTCTCCGACGTCTTCAGGGACATGAGGGCGGAGCTGGACTCGCTGCCGCTGGACCCGCTCCCGCTGGACCGGCCCGGAGAGGAGGGGCCGCTGCCGGGCGGAGCCAAGACGGCCGCGCTGCTGGAGGAGTActcgctgctgctcctgcaggccGTGACCAGGAAGAGCGCCGGGATCCACGGCAACAGCCCCACCACCTCCGTGTGA